The Limnochorda sp. LNt genome includes a region encoding these proteins:
- a CDS encoding ABC transporter permease — MTREERSALLFVAPSLLFLAAVVIYPLATTLWGSFFAESLVRPQDGARFVGIANYVQVLSDRVFWLSLWRTILWTVGSVLGKTLIGLVLALLLVRPFRGNAIYRVLLLVPWATPQVVGAVAWKWLYDSQHGYLNYLLLMAGAIQERIIFLGSPAAALVSLMVVDIWFGVPFMAVVLLAGLQSIPSDIYDAAAVDGATGWRQFRHVTLPLLVPVLGVATNLSVVWTFNSFQHHPDDDQGRARGSHGDPGDPHVQGSVRHVRRGDGVDLLLADLPDPHGLQHMVLAAPAARGERGMKARALGLIGRHLALIVILGAMLLPVVVMLGTSLKSMDQLFTWPPRLFPSSPQWQNYAEVWGGRYQYSRAFTNSVVIAVFTSLLSVALGAPAAYGANRFKFRGSSAFMFGVLATQMISPVVFIVPLYKAMRAYHLLNTLTSVIIASTAFAVPMVIWLLHGYFSSIPKELEEAAMVDGCSRARAMVRVVLPLAAPGLAAAAIYAFIMGWNQLMFPLAFLTRSELRPIPLALYDFSGYNIVFWHHLMAASMIAVVPAAIAFALVQRYLVSGLTAGAVKS; from the coding sequence TTGACCCGCGAGGAGCGCTCGGCCTTGCTTTTCGTGGCCCCGTCGCTGCTCTTCCTGGCAGCCGTGGTCATCTATCCCCTGGCCACCACCTTGTGGGGCTCCTTCTTTGCCGAGTCGCTGGTGAGGCCTCAGGATGGCGCGCGCTTCGTCGGCATCGCCAACTACGTGCAGGTCCTGTCGGATCGGGTCTTCTGGCTGTCGCTGTGGCGCACCATCCTCTGGACCGTGGGCTCGGTGCTCGGCAAGACGCTCATCGGGCTTGTACTGGCGCTCTTGCTCGTGCGCCCGTTTCGGGGCAACGCCATCTACCGGGTTCTGTTGCTCGTACCCTGGGCCACCCCTCAGGTCGTAGGGGCCGTCGCGTGGAAGTGGCTGTACGACAGCCAGCATGGCTACCTCAACTACCTGCTGCTGATGGCAGGCGCCATCCAGGAGCGCATCATCTTCCTGGGCTCGCCTGCGGCTGCCCTCGTCTCGCTGATGGTCGTCGACATCTGGTTCGGGGTGCCGTTCATGGCCGTGGTGCTCCTGGCGGGGCTCCAGTCCATCCCGTCCGACATCTATGACGCGGCGGCGGTCGACGGCGCGACCGGGTGGCGGCAGTTCCGCCACGTGACGCTGCCGCTGCTCGTGCCCGTCCTGGGCGTCGCCACCAACCTATCGGTGGTCTGGACGTTCAACTCCTTTCAACATCATCCAGACGATGACCAAGGGAGGGCCCGTGGGAGCCACGGAGATCCTGGTGATCCGCACGTACAAGGAAGCGTTCGCCATGTACGACGTGGGGACGGCGTCGACCTACTCCTCGCTGATCTTCCTGATCCTCATGGCCTTCAGCATATGGTACTGGCGGCTCCTGCGGCGAGGGGGGAGCGCGGCATGAAAGCCCGGGCGCTCGGCCTCATCGGCAGGCACCTGGCGCTCATCGTCATCCTCGGTGCCATGCTGCTCCCGGTCGTCGTGATGTTGGGCACCAGCCTCAAGAGCATGGACCAGCTGTTCACGTGGCCCCCTCGTCTCTTCCCGAGCAGCCCGCAGTGGCAAAACTACGCCGAGGTGTGGGGCGGCCGGTACCAGTACTCGCGGGCCTTCACCAACAGCGTCGTCATCGCCGTCTTCACGAGCCTGCTCTCGGTCGCCCTGGGGGCGCCCGCGGCGTACGGGGCCAACCGGTTCAAGTTTCGCGGGAGCTCGGCTTTCATGTTCGGGGTGCTCGCCACCCAGATGATCTCGCCCGTGGTCTTCATCGTGCCGCTCTACAAGGCCATGCGGGCCTATCACCTGCTCAACACGCTCACCTCCGTCATCATCGCGAGCACCGCCTTCGCCGTCCCCATGGTCATCTGGTTGCTGCACGGCTACTTCTCCTCGATCCCCAAGGAGCTCGAAGAGGCGGCCATGGTCGACGGCTGCAGCCGAGCCCGGGCCATGGTACGGGTGGTCCTGCCCCTCGCCGCTCCAGGGCTGGCGGCGGCGGCGATCTACGCCTTCATCATGGGGTGGAACCAGCTCATGTTTCCCCTGGCGTTCCTCACCCGGAGCGAACTGCGCCCCATCCCGCTGGCGCTGTACGACTTCTCGGGGTACAACATCGTCTTCTGGCACCACCTGATGGCAGCTTCGATGATCGCGGTCGTCCCGGCTGCCATCGCGTTCGCCCTGGTGCAGCGCTACCTCGTCTCCGGGCTGACCGCAGGGGCTGTCAAATCGTAA
- a CDS encoding ABC transporter substrate-binding protein yields MHQQKLYALPRAYSTQALIYRTDLMEAPPKTWDEVVAISKKIQSEHPGMYGFGIGGANHVSTLSQYFTILYSYGGRVFDEEGRLQLDSPEAVAALQRYVDFYRKDKIVPNPLEYNREQLPELFSAGRIAMFVSGPWGGRALGLPPDNDRIPYASAPVPAGPAGTATELVSDSTGIWAGTRNLEAALTFLDFITSPEEQVQRDLIGGLVPQGPTMATRPEFTQNPFFKTFIDMAPYGVPQPQPTLWEPFQEIIVNMVQSATLGLVTPEQAVKQAVRELRAKGLVPAERK; encoded by the coding sequence GTGCACCAGCAGAAGCTCTACGCCCTGCCCCGCGCGTACAGCACCCAGGCGCTGATCTACCGCACCGACCTGATGGAGGCTCCGCCGAAGACCTGGGATGAGGTCGTGGCCATCTCCAAGAAGATCCAGAGCGAGCACCCGGGCATGTACGGCTTCGGCATCGGCGGGGCCAACCACGTCAGCACCCTCTCTCAGTACTTCACCATCCTGTACTCGTACGGCGGCCGCGTCTTCGACGAGGAGGGCCGGCTCCAGCTGGACAGCCCCGAGGCCGTTGCCGCGTTGCAGCGCTACGTGGACTTCTACCGCAAGGACAAGATCGTACCCAACCCGCTGGAGTACAACCGCGAGCAGCTGCCGGAGCTGTTCTCGGCCGGGCGGATCGCCATGTTCGTCAGCGGACCCTGGGGCGGCCGCGCCCTCGGGCTGCCGCCGGACAACGACCGGATCCCGTACGCTTCGGCCCCCGTGCCTGCGGGGCCTGCAGGCACCGCGACCGAGCTGGTCTCCGACAGCACGGGCATCTGGGCCGGCACCCGCAACCTCGAGGCAGCCCTCACCTTCCTCGACTTCATCACCTCCCCCGAGGAACAGGTGCAAAGGGACCTGATCGGCGGGCTGGTGCCGCAGGGGCCGACCATGGCCACGCGGCCCGAGTTCACCCAGAACCCATTCTTCAAGACCTTCATCGACATGGCGCCGTACGGAGTCCCGCAGCCGCAACCGACGCTGTGGGAGCCGTTCCAGGAGATCATCGTCAACATGGTGCAGTCGGCCACCCTTGGCCTGGTGACGCCAGAGCAGGCCGTAAAACAGGCCGTTCGGGAGCTCCGGGCCAAGGGGCTGGTGCCGGCGGAGAGGAAGTAG